GACACGGCAGCAACTGGCGCAATCAATAACACGCAGACATTCTCACAGACGCCAGGTCAGGTGATCCGGCTCAACTTTACTGGCCCCGAGGTACTCGTATACTTTACCCGCGCCTATAATCGCGGTATTGCCGCAGTGACTATCGATGGGGTAAACTTGGGATATATGGATCAGTATGGGGGTGGTGTAACACGGCAGCAATATCAGCATTTCTCTGTGCCTGCTAATTCCAACACCTACATCCACACGATTACCATTACGGTCAAAGGCACAACAAGCTGCCCTGCCACAAGCGCAACCTGCGGCACCTTTATCGATGTCGATGCCATCCAGGTGCTCCCATACTAGTAGGCCAATTGTCTGATGTTATGCAATTCCCACCCATGATGGAATGGTGGGCACACCCACAGTTGCTAAGCCATCAGATGATCTACATACAGCGCCCAACCGTACTATGCCTGAGCTAGGCAGGTGCCCCACCCCGCCCCGCCCCGCCAACTTGCGCGGCGGGGCAACCTCTGCTATAATCCCATGCGTTGTGCGCCCTCATAGTCTAGCGGCCTAGGACGTCACCCTTTCAAGGTGAAGATCGCGGGTTCGAATCCCGCTGGGGGTACCAGGCGCAGGCGGCCCACCGGACATCCGGTGGGCCGCCTGCTTTTGTGTGCCGCATTGCTACGCTTATCAAAACATCCCGCCCCGATCGAGCCGCACCCCTCGTTTATTTGCTCAGACCCACCTTTCAACCACATAGCCTGTACCGATGTCGGCCTGTACCTATTGACCAGATCAAGACAGGAGGCACCCCATGCGACTCCCCGCATCTGGACACAGCATCACCAATGTGCTGCTCGTGGCCATCCTCGGCGTGCTGCTCACCAGCACGGCCTCGGCCCATCCCGACGCCATCGGCGCGCAGGCGCTGGCGGGCAGCGGATTCACCTACCAGGGCCAGCTGAAGAACGCCAGCGGCCCCGTGACCGCCGCCTGCGACTTCCAGTTCAGCCTGTGGGATGCGGCTAGCTCCGGCGCGCAGCTGGGCGCGACGCAGAACGTGGCCGCCGTGGCCGTGGCCAGCGGCCTGTTCACCGTGCAGCTGAACCAGAGCGGGCAGTTCGGCGGCAGCGCGTTCGACGGGCAGGGCCGCTGGCTGCAGGTGGCGGTCAAGTGCGCTGGCGACGCGGCCTACGCCACGCTCAGCCCGCGCCAGTCGCTCACCCCCGCACCCTACGCGCTGGCGCTGGTGGGGCTGCGCACCGAGCAGAACGAGACCAGCCCCAACATCATCGGCGGCGCGGCGGGCAACGCGGTGGCAGCGGGCGCGGTGGGCGCGACGGTGGCGGGCGGCGGCGAGAGCGGCCAGACCCAGTCTGTGACCGACGACTACGGCACGGTGGGCGGCGGGCGCGGCAACACCGCCGGGAACAGCGGCGGCACCACATCCGACGCGGTGGGGGCCACCGTGGGTGGCGGCGAGGGCAACCGCGCCACGGGGGCCTACGCCACAGTGCCAGGGGGCCTGAGCAACAGCGCGGGCGCGTTCAGCATGGCGGCGGGGCGGCGGGCCAAGGCGCTGAACACCGGCTCGTTCGTGTGGGCCGACAGCACCAACGCCGACTTTTCATCCACGGCGGACAACCAGTTCGCCATCCGCGCCGCCAACGGCATGTTCATCGCCAACGACGCGGGGGGCAGCAAGGTGGTGCCGGTGGGCACGCGCTACCGCGACAACGCCATCGTCGCGTGGGCGCGCGTGAGCGCCGCTGGCGGGCTGGACACCAACTTCAACATCGCGTCGGTGACGCGCATCTCGACGGGGTACTACACCATCGTGCTGGGCAGCTCGCTGAGCAGCGGCTTCAGCCTAGTGCCGGTGGTGACGGTGGAGAGCGACCCGGTGGGCGGGCTGCCGCCGACCGGCACGGCCAATGTGCGCATGGTGGCCACCAACCAGGTGGCGGCGGGCAATACCTTCGACGTGTACATCTACAACGGCAGCGGCGCGCTGGTGGACAACGACTTCCAAGTGCTCGTGACGGGGCGATAGCCATGAAGCGATCACACACGCATATACTGCTGGCGCTGCTGCTGGCCGCGCTGCTGGGCTTGGGCGCATCGCTGGCCCTGGCCGAGGGCGGCTACACGCTCACGTGGCTGACGGTGGATGGCGGGGGCGGGGCCAGCGCTGGGGGCGGCTACGTGCTGGCGGGCACCGCCGGGCAGGCCGACGCCGCCGCGCTGGGCGACGGGGGCTACGCGCTCTCCGGCGGGTTCTGGGGCGGCGCGGCGACAGCGCCCACACCGACAGCCACGCCCACGAGCACGCCCGCCACGCCTACCAGCACGCCCGAACCGGGGCGCACCGTCTACCTGCCGCTGGTGGCGCGCTAGCGCACGCGGCGCACACGAAGCGCGCAATGTGGGCGGGCATGAAGCCCGCCCCTACATCATCGTTTTTCATCGTCCCCCGATGGGCGCGATGCCCCGCCACGGTGTAGGGGCGGGTCTCGTGCCCGCCCGCGCCGTGGCCATCGCATCCATCGACACCATCCCCGATGCATGCAATGTGGGCGGGCATAAAGCCCGCCCCTACATCATCGTTTTTCATCATCCCCCGATGGGCGTAATTCACAATCAGGGCCACGTACTCCTCAGCCAGGGCGCGGGTGCGGCCAAGCTCCTGCTCGCTCATGGGCCTGATCCTAGTGGCGGTGCGGCTCCTCCAGCTGGGCCAGCACCGCCTCGGCGATCGCGCCCAGCGCCGCGACCTGATCGGCGCTGAGCACATCCATCACATACTGGCGCACGGCCTGCTCGTAGTGGCGCTGGGCCTGGGCGGCCAGGGCGCGGCCCTGCGGGGTGATGCGGATGAGCGTGCTGCGGCTGTCCTCGGCGCACTGCTCGCGGGTGAGCAGGCCGCGCTGCTCCATACGCTGGAGCTGGTGCGAGAGGCGGCTCTTCTCCCACGCTAGCCCGCAGCGCAGCGCCAGCGAGCGCATCGACTCGTCGGGCGAGGCGATCAGCACCGTCAGGATCTCGTAGTCGGCCTCGGAGAGGCCGGTGGCGCTGGCGAGATCGCGGCCAAGCCGCCCAGTGAGGCGGGCGCGCATGCGCTGGTAGCTGGCCCAGGCGGCGGCCTGCTGGGGGGTAAGCGGGTGCTTGTTCATGCCCACAGTATAGTTGATATGTCAACCGCATGCTGCTATACTGGTTGATATATCAACCTAAGCAAGGGCACACCGTGATGAACTACGGACATACGCTCGCCTTCGGCACCTTTATCACCCCGCGCAGCGACGCGCCCGAACGCGTGGTGGCGCTGGCCCAGCGCAGCGAGGCGCTGGGCTACAGCCTAGTGAGCTTTCAGGATCACCCCTACCAGCCTGCGCTGCTGGACGCCTGGACGCTGCTGGCCTGGGTCGCCGGGAAGACCGAGCGCATCCAGATCGCGCCGAACGTGCTGAGCATGCCGCTGCGCCAGCCAGCGGTGCTGGCCCGCGCCGCCGCCAGCCTGGACCGCCTGAGCGGCGGGCGGCTGGCGCTGGGGCTGGGCGCGGGCGCGTTCTGGGATGGCATCAAGGCCATGGGTGGCTGGCGGCTGGCCCCCGGCGAGGCCGTGGGCGCGCTGGGCGAGGAGATCGACATCGTGCGCGGCATGCTCGACACCGGCGAGCGCGGGCCGCTGCAGCTGGATGGCGACTACTACGCGGTGGCCGGGGCCGAGCGCGGCCCCGCGCCCGCCCACGACATCCCGATCTGGGTGGGGGCCTACAAACCGCGCATGCTGCGGCTGCTAGCGCAGAAGGCCGACGGCTGGCTGCCCTCGCTGGGCTACATCCAGCCACACGAGATCGCCGCCGCCAACGCCACCATCGACCACGCCGCCCGCGAGGCCGGCCGCGACCCGCGCGAGATCCGGCGGCTGCTGAACATCTCGGGCCAGTTCACCGCGCAGCGCGGCGGCTTCCTGAAGGGCACGAGCCAGCAGTGGGTGGAAGACCTGCTGCCGCTGGTGGTGGAGCACGGCATCAGCACGCTCATCCTGATGGCCGACGACGTCGAGGTGATGGAGCAGTTTATGGCCGAGGTGGCCCCGCCGCTGCGCGAGGCCGCGCTAGCCGCAGCGCCCCAGGGCGCGGCGGGGCCGGTGCGGCGGGCGGCGGCGCTGGCCAAGCGGCGGCAGGGCATCGACTACGACCGCATCCCCGCCGCGCTGCGCGAGGCCGCCGTGGAGCCGGGCGACATCGCCTTCGCCCGCGTGCGATCTACCTACATGCGGCGCGGTGCGCCGGGGCTGGTGCTGCGGCCCAGCACGCCCGACCAGGTGGCGCAGGCGCTGGCCTTCGCCCGCACGCAGCAGGGCGTGCCGCTAGGCATCCGCAGCGGCGGCCACGGCATCAGCGGGCGCTCCACCAACGACGGCGGGATTATCATCAGCCTCGACCAGATGAACAGCATCGAGGTGATCGACCGCGCCGCGCGGCGGGTGCGGCTCGGCCCGGCGGCGCGCTGGATGGATGTGGCCGCCGCGCTGGAGCCGTACGGCTGGGCGATCAGCTCGGGCGACTATGGCGGGGTGGGCGTGGGCGGGCTGGCCACGGCGGGCGGCATCGGCTGGATGGCGCGCAAGCACGGCCTGACCATCGACCACGTGCGCGCCGTGGATGTGGTGCTGGCCGACGGCAGCCAGGTGCGGGCCAGCCAGCGCGAGAACCCCGACCTATTCTGGGCCATGCGCGGCGCGGGCGCGAACTTCGGCATCGCCACCGCCTTCGAGCTAGAGGCCGACGCGGTGGGGCGGGTGGGCTGGGCGCAGCTGGTGATGGACGCCAGCGACACGGCGGGTCTGCTGCAGCGCTGGGGCGCGGCGGTGGAGGCCGCCCCGCGCGACCTGACCAGCGCGATCATCCTCGGCCCGCCCCGGCGCGGCCAGCCGCCGATCGCTCAGGTGATGGCCATGGTCGACTCGGACGACCCCGACACGATCATCCGCCAGCTCCAGCCGCTGGCCGACATCGCCCCGATGTACGACCAGAGCGTGGTGCTCACATCGTACGCCAGCGTGATGGCCAACGCCGACCCCGCCGACCACGACGGCCAGGGCGAGCCGCTGGGGCGGGCCGGGCTGCTGGGCCAGATCACGCCCGCGTTCGCCGCCGACGCCGCGCGGCTGCTGCAGAGCGGCGTGGTCTACTTCTTCCACATCCGCGCGCTGGGCGGCGCGGTGGCCGACGTGCCCGCCGAGGCCACGGCCTACGCCCACCGCCAGGCCAACTTCTCGGTAAACGCGTTTGGCACCAGCAGGCTGCGGCTGGATGCGCTGTGGGATGGCATGGCGAGGCACTTTCAGGGGCTGTACCTCAACTTTGAGACCGACCTGCGGCCCGAACGCGTGGCCGAGGCCTTCCCGCCCGCCACGCTGGCCCGGCTGCGCGACCTGAAGCGCCGCTACGACCCCGAGAACGTGTTCCGCGACAACTTCAACATTGCACCGCAGCAGGAAGGGGCGTGACGCCATGGGCGACTATGGGCACGAGCTGCAGTTTGGCAGCTTTATCACACCGGCGGCGCAGCCCGCCAGCCGCGCCGTCGAGCTAGCGATCGCATCCGAGCAGGCCGGGCTGGATCTGGTCACGTTCCAAGACCACCCCTACCAGGGCAAGTTCTACGACACATGGACGCTGCTGGCCTACGTGGCCTCGCGCACCAGCCGCATCCGCGTGGCGGGCAACGTGCTGAACCTGCCGCTGCGCCAGCCCGCCGTGCTGGCCCGCGCCGCCGCCAGCCTCGACCTGCTGAGCGGTGGGCGCTTCGAGATGGGTCTGGGCGCGGGCGCGTTCTGGGATGGCATCGCAGCCATGGGCGGCGACCGCCTGACGGCTGGCGAGTCGATCGCGGCGCTGGAGGAGGCGATGGCGATCATGCGGCAGATCTGGGATGTGGGCCAGCCAGGCGGCGTGCGCGTGGATGGCGGGCGCTACCACGTGGTCGGGGCCAAGCGCGGGCCTGCGCCCGCCCACCCGATCGGCATCTGGCTGGGGGCCTACAAGCCGCGCATCCTGCGGCTCACGGGCCGCGCCGCCGACGGCTGGCTGCCCTCGCTGGCCTACCTGCCCGGCGGCCTGCCCGACCTGGAGGCCATGAACGGGCATATCGACGCGGGCGCGGCGGCGGCGGGGCGCGACCCGCGCGGCATCCGGCGTATGCTGAACATCGCGGGGCAGTTCAGCCGCGAGCCGCGCGGGCTGCTGGCCGGGCCGCCCGACATGTGGGCCAGCCAGCTGGCCGACGCCGCGCTGACCTACGGCATCAGCACCTTCATCCTGGCGGTGGGCGACGAGGCGACCATCGAGCTGTTCGCCAGCGAGGTGGCACCGGCCACGCGAGCGCTGGTGCGGGCCGCTCGCGCCTCCTAGGGCGGCAGAATAGCCACCACCACGCCCAGCGCGGCGGCACGCCAAGCACGTGCCGCCGCACTTTTTTCTCAAAAAATACTGCTTGACAAAAACAAAAGGGTACTCTATATTTATTTCATTCAGTGAATGAAATAAAGAAAAGCGCGACGATGAGCTACACCCAGAAAACCGACCGCCTGCTGATGAAGCAATCCAACCAGCGCATGGTGCTGCAGATCATCCAGGGCAGCGGGCCGATCTCGCGGCGCGACATCGCGCAGCAGTCGGGGCTCAGCCCGGCGGCGGTGTCCGGCATCACCGCCGGCCTGATCGAGAGCGGCCTGGTGCAGGAGGTGGGCGAGACCGAGGAGAGCGGGCGGGCCGGGCGCAGGGCCATCCTGCTGCGGCTGAACCCGCAGGCGGGCTTCGTGGTGGGCGTCAAGCTCGCCATGCACTCGATCGACTGCGTGGTGACCGACCTCGACGCCACGGTGCTGCACAGCACCAGCGCGCCGCTGGCCTTCAGCGCCGCCCCCGACGACATCCGCGCCCGCTACGCGCCCGACGAGATGATCCGCATGACCATCGCGGCAGTCGAGCAGATCCTGGCGGCGGCGGCCATCCCGCCCGAGCAGATCCTGGGCATCGGCATCGGGGTGAACGGGATCGTGGATGCGGCGTTGGGCGTCTGCCGCTCGGCCCCGCACTTCGGCTGGCGCGAGGTGGCCCTGGCCGCGCCAATCGCCGCGCGCTTCGGCATCCCCGTCTCGCTGGAGAACGACTCGCGCACGCTGGCGATCGCCGAGCAGTGGTTTGGCGCTGGGCGCGGCGTCGATCACTTCGTGGGCATCTCGGTGGGCTACGGCATCGGCTCGGGCATCGTGAGCAACGGGCGGGTCTACCGGGGCGCGCACGGCGGCGCTGGCGAGTTCGGCCACATGGCGCTGCTGCCGGGCGGGCCGCTGTGCACCTGCGGCAAACGCGGCTGCCTTGAGGCGCTGGCGGGCGAGCGCGGCATCCTGGCCGCTGTGGCCGAGGCGCTGGCCCAGGGCGAGCCGAGCGCGCTGGCCCAGGCCCAGCCGCCCACGCTGGACGCGGTGGCCGCCGCCGCCGACGCGGGCGACGCCCTAGCCCGCCGCGTGCTGGCCGAGGCCGGGCGCTGGCTGGGCGTGGGCATCGCCAACCTGATCAATATGCTGAACCCGCAGCGCCTGGTGATCAACGGCGAGGTGGTGCGCTGCGGCGACTGGTACTTCGGCCCCATGCGCCAGTCCATCCTAGCCAGCGCCTTCGACGGGCTGGCCGACGACCTCGACATCCAGATCGCGCCCAGCGGCGACATCGTGTGGGCGCGCGGCGCAGCCTGCGTGGTGCTCAGCGAGCTATTCACCGCGCCGATACCACGAGACAACTAGCCAACACAGCACACACTCAGCGCGGAGTTCTGCCTATGCACCACCCCACCTAACCTCAGCCACACCCAGCCGCCACCGGCCACGCAGCACCGCACCTACGCCACCCGGCGCTGGGCCGCCGCCGCATACCTTTCGCCAGCAAAAACAGAGCGCATCGCTGCGCACATAGCCGATTTCAACGACACGAAAAGGAGACCCACGATGGATCACAACCACAGCTCGCGGCGCGCATTCCTGAAGACCATGGGCGGCATGGGCGGCGCATCGCTGCTGCTCGCGGCCTGCGGCGGCGGCCAGAGCGCCACCACCGCCACCGTAGCCCCCGCCGAGGGCGGCGCAGCGACCAGCGCGCCCAGCGCTGGCGGCCAGGTCAAGCTGCACTTCCTGAGCGCTCAGGTGGAGAACGCGGGCTACACCGGCGTGATCGGCGCGCTCAGCAAAGAGTTCCAGCAGCAGAACCCCAGCGCGGTGTACGAGTACGAGCAGTCGCCGCAGACCGATGTGGAGCAGAAGATCCAGCTGCTGGTGGCCAGCAACAGCCTGCCGCTGCTGTTCGTCTCGCCCGCCACCGGCACCATGAACGAGATCGCCAAAAAGGGCCTCTCGGTCAACGTCGAGCAGACCTTCAAAGAGCTGGGCATCTTCGACACGATCAAGCCGGTGGCGGCGGATCTGGTGCGCAAGATCGGCGGCGGCAGCATGAATGTGCTGCCCACCGAGCTGAACATCGAGGGTATCTGGTACAACAAGCAGATCTTCGCCGAGAACGGCCTGAGCGTGCCCGCCACCTGGGACGACATGGCCAAGGCCGCCGAGGCGCTGAGCGCCAAGGGCATCCAGCCCTTCGCAGCCTCGGGCGAGCAGGGCTGGCCGCTGACGCGCCTGATCGGCGGCTACGCGGTGCGCAAGTACGGCGCGGATGTGATGGAGCGCGTGGCCAAGGGCGAGCTGAAGCTGACCGACGCCGGTTTTGTGGAGGCCGCCAAGGCCGTGCAGGATCTGGGCACCAAGGGCTACTTCGGCGAGGGCGTCAGCACAGTGGACTACGACACCGCCACCGACCTGTTCCTGCAGGGCAAGGCCGCCATGTTCTACATGGGCAGCTGGGTGGTGGGCGACTTCAACAACGCCGAGCGCAACCAGATCGGCGCGGAGAACATCGGCTTCTTCAACACCCCCACGGTGGCGGGCGGCGCGGGCAGCGCCGACGACTGGTCGATGAACACCGGCCTACCTATCGCCATCGGCCAGGCCGAGTACAGCAAGAACCCCGAGCTGGTGGGCAAGTGGCTCACCTACGTGTTCAAGGCGTTTGGCGAGCGCGCCCTGAAGGATCAGGGCCTGATCACAGGCTTCACCGTGGCCAGCATGCCCAGCGACGTGCCCGCGCTCACCAACCTGGTGCAGCAGACCATCGACAGCGCGAAAAACGCCTTCCTCTACTTCGAGGGCTACTTCGCGGGCGAGGCCCAGACCACATCGTACAAGAACGTGCAGCTGCTGGTGACGGGCGACATGAGCGCCGAGGACTTTGTGGCCAGCATCCAGCAGGCGCTGGAGAAGTAGCGGCGCGGCCAGGCCGGGCGGGTGCCACGCTGCGCCCGCCCCTAGCGACAGGAGCTTCCCCTATGGACCGCGTGCTACGCGACCGCCGCGCCATCCTGGTGTTTATCGGGCCAGCGCTGCTGCTCTACACCCTGGTGCTGCTCATCCCGATCGTGTGGTCGGTCGGCTACACCTTCTTTGAAGGCTCGCCCGTGAGCGGGTTCCGCTTCAACGGTATCACAAATTATGTCGAGCTTGTCGGCGACGCCAAGTTCTGGCAGGCGCTGTGGTTCAGCACGCAGTACGCGGCGGTGGTCACCAGCGGCCAGGTGGTGCTGGGCCTGCTGCTGGCGCTGCTGTTCCACTTCTACCTCAAGCGCGGCTCGTCCATCGTGCGCACGCTGGTGTTCTTCCCCGTGGTGCTGCCCACCGTGGCGGTGGCGGCGATCTTCAGCAAGCTGTTCGCGATCGCCCCGCAGTACGGCCTGGTGAACGCGCTGATCGACCTGTTCATGGGCAAAGAGGCGGTGGTCTCGTGGCTGGGGCGCGGCGGCTCGGCCTTCTGGGTGATCGCGATCATGGACATCTGGCGGGCCATGGGCTTCTACGCCGTCATCCTCTACGCCGGGCTGCTCGACATCCCCAGCGACGTGCTGGAGGCGGCCAGCCTGGATGGCGCGAAGGGCTGGCGGCTGGTGCAGTTCATCATCATCCCGCTCATCCTGCCCATCCTGATCTCGTCGCTGATCTTCAGCCTGAACGGCACGCTGAAGGTGTTCGACTCGATTGTGGCGCTCACCAACGGCGGGCCGGGCAGCGCCACCACGCCGCTGACACTCTACATGTACCGCTCGGCGTTCACCAACAACGCCTACGGCTACGGCAGCACGGTGGCGGTGATGCTGGCGATCTACTGCCTGATCGTGTCGCTGGTGGCCTACCGCGTGACGCGGAATAACGCATAAGGAGACGAACTATGGCAACCGCATCACGCGCCATGGGCGCGGCAGCCCCGGCCACGCGGCGGCGGCTGAAGCTTGGATCGGTGCTGGTGGGCGGCCTGATCGCGCTGCTGCTGGTCATCCAGCTCTACCCGATCATCTGGCTGCTGCTCTCGTCGGTGAAAGCGCCCAAG
This portion of the Chloroflexia bacterium SDU3-3 genome encodes:
- a CDS encoding winged helix DNA-binding protein, with translation MNKHPLTPQQAAAWASYQRMRARLTGRLGRDLASATGLSEADYEILTVLIASPDESMRSLALRCGLAWEKSRLSHQLQRMEQRGLLTREQCAEDSRSTLIRITPQGRALAAQAQRHYEQAVRQYVMDVLSADQVAALGAIAEAVLAQLEEPHRH
- a CDS encoding LLM class flavin-dependent oxidoreductase, which encodes MNYGHTLAFGTFITPRSDAPERVVALAQRSEALGYSLVSFQDHPYQPALLDAWTLLAWVAGKTERIQIAPNVLSMPLRQPAVLARAAASLDRLSGGRLALGLGAGAFWDGIKAMGGWRLAPGEAVGALGEEIDIVRGMLDTGERGPLQLDGDYYAVAGAERGPAPAHDIPIWVGAYKPRMLRLLAQKADGWLPSLGYIQPHEIAAANATIDHAAREAGRDPREIRRLLNISGQFTAQRGGFLKGTSQQWVEDLLPLVVEHGISTLILMADDVEVMEQFMAEVAPPLREAALAAAPQGAAGPVRRAAALAKRRQGIDYDRIPAALREAAVEPGDIAFARVRSTYMRRGAPGLVLRPSTPDQVAQALAFARTQQGVPLGIRSGGHGISGRSTNDGGIIISLDQMNSIEVIDRAARRVRLGPAARWMDVAAALEPYGWAISSGDYGGVGVGGLATAGGIGWMARKHGLTIDHVRAVDVVLADGSQVRASQRENPDLFWAMRGAGANFGIATAFELEADAVGRVGWAQLVMDASDTAGLLQRWGAAVEAAPRDLTSAIILGPPRRGQPPIAQVMAMVDSDDPDTIIRQLQPLADIAPMYDQSVVLTSYASVMANADPADHDGQGEPLGRAGLLGQITPAFAADAARLLQSGVVYFFHIRALGGAVADVPAEATAYAHRQANFSVNAFGTSRLRLDALWDGMARHFQGLYLNFETDLRPERVAEAFPPATLARLRDLKRRYDPENVFRDNFNIAPQQEGA
- a CDS encoding LLM class flavin-dependent oxidoreductase, which gives rise to MGDYGHELQFGSFITPAAQPASRAVELAIASEQAGLDLVTFQDHPYQGKFYDTWTLLAYVASRTSRIRVAGNVLNLPLRQPAVLARAAASLDLLSGGRFEMGLGAGAFWDGIAAMGGDRLTAGESIAALEEAMAIMRQIWDVGQPGGVRVDGGRYHVVGAKRGPAPAHPIGIWLGAYKPRILRLTGRAADGWLPSLAYLPGGLPDLEAMNGHIDAGAAAAGRDPRGIRRMLNIAGQFSREPRGLLAGPPDMWASQLADAALTYGISTFILAVGDEATIELFASEVAPATRALVRAARAS
- a CDS encoding ROK family transcriptional regulator, with translation MSYTQKTDRLLMKQSNQRMVLQIIQGSGPISRRDIAQQSGLSPAAVSGITAGLIESGLVQEVGETEESGRAGRRAILLRLNPQAGFVVGVKLAMHSIDCVVTDLDATVLHSTSAPLAFSAAPDDIRARYAPDEMIRMTIAAVEQILAAAAIPPEQILGIGIGVNGIVDAALGVCRSAPHFGWREVALAAPIAARFGIPVSLENDSRTLAIAEQWFGAGRGVDHFVGISVGYGIGSGIVSNGRVYRGAHGGAGEFGHMALLPGGPLCTCGKRGCLEALAGERGILAAVAEALAQGEPSALAQAQPPTLDAVAAAADAGDALARRVLAEAGRWLGVGIANLINMLNPQRLVINGEVVRCGDWYFGPMRQSILASAFDGLADDLDIQIAPSGDIVWARGAACVVLSELFTAPIPRDN
- a CDS encoding extracellular solute-binding protein; this translates as MDHNHSSRRAFLKTMGGMGGASLLLAACGGGQSATTATVAPAEGGAATSAPSAGGQVKLHFLSAQVENAGYTGVIGALSKEFQQQNPSAVYEYEQSPQTDVEQKIQLLVASNSLPLLFVSPATGTMNEIAKKGLSVNVEQTFKELGIFDTIKPVAADLVRKIGGGSMNVLPTELNIEGIWYNKQIFAENGLSVPATWDDMAKAAEALSAKGIQPFAASGEQGWPLTRLIGGYAVRKYGADVMERVAKGELKLTDAGFVEAAKAVQDLGTKGYFGEGVSTVDYDTATDLFLQGKAAMFYMGSWVVGDFNNAERNQIGAENIGFFNTPTVAGGAGSADDWSMNTGLPIAIGQAEYSKNPELVGKWLTYVFKAFGERALKDQGLITGFTVASMPSDVPALTNLVQQTIDSAKNAFLYFEGYFAGEAQTTSYKNVQLLVTGDMSAEDFVASIQQALEK
- a CDS encoding sugar ABC transporter permease, yielding MDRVLRDRRAILVFIGPALLLYTLVLLIPIVWSVGYTFFEGSPVSGFRFNGITNYVELVGDAKFWQALWFSTQYAAVVTSGQVVLGLLLALLFHFYLKRGSSIVRTLVFFPVVLPTVAVAAIFSKLFAIAPQYGLVNALIDLFMGKEAVVSWLGRGGSAFWVIAIMDIWRAMGFYAVILYAGLLDIPSDVLEAASLDGAKGWRLVQFIIIPLILPILISSLIFSLNGTLKVFDSIVALTNGGPGSATTPLTLYMYRSAFTNNAYGYGSTVAVMLAIYCLIVSLVAYRVTRNNA